Proteins encoded by one window of Abyssisolibacter fermentans:
- the dnaB gene encoding replicative DNA helicase encodes MDVTNDMLKIPPNNLEAEQSVLGAMILDKDALITAIERLSGDDFYKEANKEIFESIYSLYNKNEPVDLITLAEELTKRDILEAVGGITYLANLADGVSTTANIKIYCEIVEEKSILRRLIKASNEIIAEGYKDELELDNIIDQAEKRIFDITQRKSSEGFITINKALMDTLNKIEEMSQTGGGITGLPTGFVDLDRKTSGLQKSDLILVAARPSMGKSAFTVNVAQNCALRYGASVAIFSLEMSIGQIVQRMLSAESHVELQKIISGDLNDEEWSRLGRSMGPLGSAKIFIDDTAGITLNDMKAKCRKLKIEQGLDLVMIDYLQLMNGDGRSENRQQEISAISRGLKGMARELDIPIIALSQLSRAPELRADHRPILSDLRESGAIEQDADVVMMLYRDEYYNKDTEKKNIGEIIITKQRNGPTGTVDLVFMGKYTKFLNMERPS; translated from the coding sequence ATGGACGTTACAAATGATATGCTAAAAATTCCACCTAATAACCTAGAAGCAGAGCAGTCTGTTTTAGGTGCTATGATTTTAGATAAGGACGCATTGATAACAGCAATAGAACGGTTGAGTGGAGATGATTTTTACAAAGAAGCGAATAAGGAAATATTTGAATCAATATATAGCTTATATAATAAAAATGAGCCAGTAGACTTAATAACTTTAGCAGAAGAATTAACTAAGAGAGATATATTAGAAGCAGTTGGTGGTATAACTTATTTAGCTAATTTAGCAGACGGAGTATCTACGACTGCAAATATAAAAATTTATTGTGAAATTGTTGAAGAAAAGTCTATACTTAGAAGGCTTATAAAAGCATCTAATGAAATTATTGCTGAAGGATATAAGGACGAGCTAGAGTTAGATAATATAATAGATCAAGCAGAAAAGAGAATATTTGATATAACTCAAAGAAAAAGCAGTGAAGGTTTTATAACTATTAATAAAGCTCTTATGGATACACTAAATAAAATAGAAGAAATGTCTCAAACAGGTGGAGGAATAACTGGTTTACCTACAGGGTTTGTAGACTTGGATAGAAAAACATCAGGTTTGCAAAAATCAGATTTAATATTAGTAGCAGCTAGACCTTCTATGGGTAAGTCAGCTTTTACTGTTAATGTAGCACAAAATTGTGCGTTAAGATATGGTGCTTCAGTAGCTATATTTAGTCTGGAGATGTCTATAGGACAAATAGTTCAACGTATGCTAAGTGCAGAATCCCATGTAGAGTTACAAAAAATCATATCTGGTGACTTAAATGATGAAGAATGGAGTAGATTAGGCAGATCAATGGGACCATTAGGATCAGCAAAAATATTTATTGATGATACTGCTGGAATTACACTTAATGATATGAAGGCTAAATGTAGAAAACTAAAGATAGAACAAGGATTAGATTTAGTTATGATAGATTATCTTCAGTTAATGAATGGTGATGGCAGATCTGAAAATAGGCAACAAGAAATATCAGCAATATCTAGAGGACTAAAAGGTATGGCTAGAGAATTGGATATTCCTATAATTGCATTATCACAATTATCTCGTGCTCCAGAGTTAAGAGCAGATCATAGACCTATATTATCAGATCTAAGAGAATCAGGTGCTATAGAGCAAGATGCGGATGTTGTTATGATGCTATACAGAGATGAATATTATAATAAAGATACAGAGAAAAAAAATATTGGAGAAATCATTATTACAAAACAACGTAATGGTCCTACGGGAACAGTTGATTTAGTATTCATGGGTAAATACACTAAGTTTTTAAATATGGAGAGACCTAGTTAG
- a CDS encoding FprA family A-type flavoprotein, whose amino-acid sequence MNNRILNIKKDVKWIGVLDPSLVTFDVVMETKYGTTYNSYFIDADKKTIVETSKETFKDEYIQKVKKVVNPDDIEYIVLDHTEPDHSSNLKHLLRIAPNATVVASKSAINFLKYMVDIDFKYKIVKDGDTLDLGNKTLKFISAPFLHWPDSMYTYLIEDKVLFTCDSFGCHFCDERMFDDLVDNFDEAFKYYFDVILKPFSNYMLSAIDKIKDLDIEVICPGHGPILRSKPQKYIQMSKDLCRVKEKLKQHKIFIPYVSAYGYTGKMAQEIANEIKIVDNNIEVDVCDIENIDLFELEEKIETSTALLIGCPTINQNILLPIYKLFAVLNPITNRSKAAAAFGSYGWSGEAINIMEDNLKNHKLKIAVPGLKAAFLPNENSLEKCRIFAKDFVDFLKK is encoded by the coding sequence ATGAATAATAGAATTCTTAACATAAAAAAGGATGTTAAGTGGATAGGTGTATTAGATCCTTCTTTAGTAACATTCGATGTTGTAATGGAAACTAAATATGGAACAACGTATAACTCTTATTTCATTGATGCTGATAAAAAAACTATAGTTGAAACAAGCAAAGAAACTTTTAAAGATGAATACATTCAAAAAGTAAAAAAGGTAGTAAATCCAGATGATATAGAATATATTGTTTTAGATCACACAGAACCTGATCATTCTAGCAATCTTAAACATTTATTAAGGATAGCGCCTAACGCGACTGTAGTCGCTTCAAAATCAGCTATAAATTTTTTAAAATACATGGTTGATATTGACTTTAAGTATAAAATAGTAAAAGATGGAGATACATTAGATTTAGGGAATAAAACTTTAAAATTTATATCAGCACCTTTTTTGCATTGGCCAGATTCAATGTATACTTATTTAATAGAAGATAAAGTGTTATTTACGTGTGATTCATTTGGATGTCATTTTTGTGACGAGAGGATGTTTGATGACTTAGTAGATAATTTTGATGAAGCATTTAAATATTATTTTGATGTAATTTTAAAACCATTTAGTAACTATATGCTTAGTGCTATAGATAAAATAAAAGATTTAGATATAGAAGTTATATGTCCAGGGCATGGACCAATACTAAGATCAAAACCACAAAAGTATATTCAGATGTCTAAAGACCTTTGTAGAGTAAAGGAAAAATTAAAGCAACATAAAATTTTTATACCATATGTATCAGCATATGGATATACTGGGAAAATGGCACAAGAAATTGCTAATGAAATAAAAATTGTTGATAATAATATAGAAGTAGATGTTTGTGATATTGAAAATATAGATTTATTTGAGCTAGAAGAAAAAATCGAAACTTCAACAGCTTTGTTAATCGGATGCCCAACAATAAATCAAAATATACTCCTTCCAATATATAAATTATTTGCAGTACTAAATCCTATTACAAATAGAAGTAAAGCTGCTGCAGCATTTGGTTCATACGGCTGGAGTGGAGAAGCAATAAATATAATGGAAGATAACCTAAAGAATCACAAGCTTAAGATAGCAGTACCGGGGCTAAAGGCTGCTTTTTTACCAAATGAAAATTCTTTAGAAAAATGTAGAATATTTGCTAAAGATTTTGTGGATTTTTTAAAAAAATAA